A single genomic interval of Panthera tigris isolate Pti1 chromosome E3, P.tigris_Pti1_mat1.1, whole genome shotgun sequence harbors:
- the LOC122234491 gene encoding elongation factor 1-alpha 1-like, translating into MGKEKTHINIVVIGHVDSGKSTTTGHLIYKCGGIDKRTIEKFEKEAAEMGKGSFKYAWVLDKLKAERERGITIDISLWKFETSKYYVTIIDAPGHRDFIKNKITGTSQADCAVLIVAAGVGEFEAGISKNGQTCEHALLAYTLGVKQLIVGVNKMDSTEPPYSQKRYEEIVKEVSTYVKKIGCNPDTVAFVPISGRNGDNMLEPSANMPGFKGWKVTRKDGNASGTALLEALDCILPPTRPTDKPLRLPLQDVYKIGGIGNVPVGRVETGVLKPGMVVTFAPVSVTTEVKSVEMHHEALSEALPGDSVGFNVKNVSVKDVRRGSVAGDSKNDPPMEAAGFTAQVIILNHPGQISAGYAPVLDCHTAHIACKFAELKEKIDRRSGKKLEDGPKFLKSGDAAIVDMVPGKPMCVESFSDYPPLGRFAVRDMRQTVAVGVIKAVDKKAAGAGKVTKSAQKAQKAK; encoded by the coding sequence atgggaaaggaaaagactcATATCAACATCGTCGTCATTGGACACGTAGATTCGGGCAAGTCTACCACTACTGGGCATCTGATCTACAAATGTGGTGGGATCGACAAAAGAACTATCGAAAAATTTGAGAAGGAGGCTGCTGAGATGGGAAAGGGCTCCTTCAAGTATGCCTGGGTCTTGGATAAACTGAAAGCCGAACGTGAACGTGGTATCACCATTGATATCTCCCTGTGGAAATTCGAGACCAGCAAGTACTATGTGACCATCATTGATGCCCCAGGACACAGAGACTTTATCAAAAATAAGATTACGGGCACATCTCAGGCTGACTGTGCTGTCCTGATCGTTGCTGCTGGTGTTGGCGAATTTGAAGCAGGTATCTCTAAGAATGGGCAGACCTGTGAGCATGCCCTTCTGGCTTACACACTGGGTGTAAAACAACTTATTGTCGGTGTTAACAAAATGgattccactgagccaccctACAGCCAGAAGAGATACGAGGAAATCGTTAAGGAAGTCAGCACCTACGTTAAGAAAATTGGCTGCAACCCCGACACCGTAGCATTTGTGCCAATTTCTGGTCGGAATGGTGACAACATGCTGGAGCCAAGTGCTAATATGCCTGGGTTCAAGGGATGGAAAGTCACCCGTAAAGATGGCAATGCCAGTGGAACCGCACTGCTCGAAGCTCTGGATTGCATTCTGCCACCTACTCGTCCAACTGACAAGCCCTTGCGTCTGCCCCTCCAGGATGTCTACAAAATTGGTGGTATTGGTAATGTCCCTGTGGGTCGAGTGGAGACCGGTGTTCTTAAGCCAGGCATGGTGGTCACTTTTGCTCCAGTCAGTGTTACAACTGAAGTAAAGTCTGTTGAAATGCACCATGAAGCTTTGAGTGAGGCTCTGCCTGGGGACAGCGTGGGCTTCAATGTCAAGAACGTATCTGTCAAAGATGTTCGTCGTGGCAGTGTGGCTGGTGATAGCAAAAATGACCCACCAATGGAAGCAGCTGGCTTCACAGCTCAGGTGATTATCCTGAACCATCCAGGCCAAATCAGTGCCGGATATGCACCTGTGCTGGACTGTCACACAGCTCACATCGCCTGCAAGTTTGCTGAGCTGAAGGAGAAGATTGACCGTCGTTCTGGAAAAAAGCTGGAAGATGGTCCCAAGTTCTTAAAATCTGGTGATGCTGCCATCGTTGATATGGTTCCTGGCAAGCCCATGTGTGTTGAGAGCTTCTCTGACTATCCTCCTCTGGGCCGTTTTGCTGTTCGTGACATGAGACAGACGGTTGCTGTGGGTGTCATCAAAGCAGTGGACAAGAAGGCAGCTGGAGCTGGCAAGGTCACCAAGTCTGCCCAGAAAGCTCAGAAGGCTAAATGA